A single region of the Pseudomonas sp. VD-NE ins genome encodes:
- a CDS encoding GFA family protein: MLTPSPQTFRGSCLCGAVKYQIRSRPKALSHCHCSQCRKSHGAAFASYGSVLRQNLELLEGADQVKSYQSSESVQRQFCSHCGSSLFWANNQGEYSGWISVALGTLDTTYTTEKQQHVEVTSKAPWFEIKDQWPQR; the protein is encoded by the coding sequence ATGCTCACGCCCTCCCCTCAGACCTTCCGGGGCAGTTGCCTGTGCGGAGCGGTGAAGTACCAGATTCGCTCACGGCCCAAAGCGCTTTCGCACTGCCATTGCAGCCAATGCCGCAAAAGTCACGGCGCGGCATTCGCCAGCTATGGCAGCGTGCTGCGTCAGAATCTGGAGTTGTTGGAGGGCGCCGATCAGGTCAAGTCGTATCAATCTTCTGAATCGGTACAGCGCCAGTTCTGTTCGCACTGCGGTTCATCGCTGTTCTGGGCAAACAATCAGGGCGAGTACAGCGGCTGGATCTCTGTCGCGTTGGGTACGCTGGACACGACGTACACCACGGAAAAACAGCAACACGTCGAAGTGACGTCGAAGGCACCGTGGTTTGAAATCAAGGATCAATGGCCGCAGCGCTGA
- a CDS encoding TonB-dependent siderophore receptor: MSFRTIHRRSNRSPNLLALTLCMASIAPALADETTPATLELDATEIGATQMSSTTEDTQSYTTGPMQTATKLSLTMRETPQAVTVITRQRMDDQNMTSINDVVKGTPGLFLSQASGPGRQTYKARGFDIDTIMYDGLPSSYSPFAMAVQPNLAMFDRVEIVRGATGLVTGAGNPSAAINLVRKRPTADQRVTLTGAAGSWDDYRGEIDASSPLNESGTLRGRVVSSYQGADSFRDKEENDHGLFYAIGEADLSDSTTATFGFSRQNEQTNYFWGGLPLGTNGHHLDLPRSTYPGTDWENRKLQIDTVFGEVEHRFDNDWKLHVAGSSSTLDGEFSGTYLSRYAGPLETTAYQSHHTDKQRSLDVFASGPFEAFGRSHELVVGASNRVYDATTKEYDPYTTAWPIGAPKPDFVRDGKTRNVTTQDAVYLTTRLSLADPLTLILGGRLDWYDYDDRTADGDYKVTRNLTRYAGLIYKLDDHHSVYASYTDIFTPQTQKDLGGKVLEPIVGENYEVGIKGEYFNGALNASLAVFQMDQTGRSTLADNQFGCPVMTCYNSSGKVRSQGVDMELQGALTENWQVGAGYTYTRTHYIKDENPANNNQQFDTDTPEHLFKVSTVYRFQGPLQHLRVGGNVYWQSRMYNDITLANNGSYRLEQGGYAVTDLMAGYEVNKHLDLQVNANNIFDRVYYSSIGSDVTWGSNDNYGNPRSYILTAKYKF, from the coding sequence ATGTCGTTTCGCACCATTCACCGCCGTTCAAACCGTTCACCTAACCTCCTCGCCCTCACCCTTTGCATGGCCAGCATCGCACCCGCGCTGGCCGATGAAACAACGCCCGCCACGTTGGAACTGGACGCAACCGAGATCGGCGCCACCCAGATGAGCAGCACCACCGAAGACACCCAGTCTTACACCACTGGCCCGATGCAGACGGCGACCAAGCTCTCGCTGACCATGCGCGAGACGCCTCAGGCAGTGACGGTGATCACCCGTCAGCGCATGGACGATCAGAACATGACCAGCATCAACGACGTGGTCAAAGGCACGCCGGGGTTGTTCCTCAGTCAGGCCAGCGGCCCGGGGCGACAGACTTACAAGGCGCGCGGTTTCGACATCGATACGATCATGTACGACGGCCTGCCGAGTTCGTACTCGCCCTTCGCGATGGCGGTGCAGCCGAACCTGGCGATGTTCGACCGCGTCGAAATCGTCCGTGGTGCGACCGGTCTGGTCACCGGTGCCGGCAACCCTTCGGCGGCGATCAACCTGGTGCGCAAACGCCCGACCGCCGATCAGCGCGTGACCCTCACTGGCGCAGCCGGCAGTTGGGATGACTACCGTGGCGAAATCGACGCCTCCAGCCCGCTGAACGAAAGCGGCACCCTGCGGGGCCGAGTGGTCAGTTCCTATCAAGGGGCCGACAGCTTCCGCGACAAGGAAGAGAACGACCATGGCTTGTTCTACGCCATCGGTGAAGCGGACCTCAGCGACAGCACCACCGCGACCTTCGGCTTCTCGCGGCAGAACGAACAGACCAACTATTTCTGGGGCGGTCTGCCGCTGGGCACCAATGGCCACCACCTCGATCTGCCCCGCTCGACCTACCCGGGCACCGATTGGGAAAACCGCAAGCTGCAGATCGACACCGTGTTCGGCGAAGTCGAGCATCGTTTCGACAACGATTGGAAACTGCACGTCGCCGGCTCCTCGTCGACCCTTGACGGCGAGTTCTCCGGAACCTACCTGTCGCGTTACGCTGGCCCGCTGGAAACCACGGCCTATCAATCCCATCACACCGACAAGCAGCGCTCACTCGACGTATTCGCCAGCGGACCGTTCGAAGCGTTCGGCCGCAGCCACGAACTGGTCGTCGGCGCCAGCAACCGCGTATATGACGCGACCACCAAGGAATACGATCCGTACACCACGGCCTGGCCGATCGGCGCGCCGAAGCCTGATTTCGTACGGGATGGCAAAACCCGCAACGTCACCACCCAGGACGCGGTATACCTGACCACCCGCCTGAGCCTGGCCGATCCGCTGACGCTGATCCTCGGCGGCCGTCTCGACTGGTACGACTACGATGACCGTACTGCCGATGGCGACTATAAAGTCACCAGGAACCTCACCCGATACGCCGGTCTGATCTACAAACTCGACGATCACCACTCGGTGTACGCCAGCTATACCGACATTTTCACCCCGCAGACCCAGAAGGATCTCGGCGGCAAAGTCCTCGAGCCGATCGTCGGTGAAAACTACGAGGTGGGCATCAAGGGCGAGTACTTCAACGGCGCGCTCAACGCCAGCCTGGCAGTGTTCCAGATGGACCAGACCGGTCGCTCCACCCTGGCCGACAACCAGTTCGGTTGCCCGGTCATGACCTGCTACAACTCATCGGGCAAGGTGCGTAGCCAAGGCGTCGATATGGAACTGCAAGGCGCCCTTACCGAAAACTGGCAGGTGGGCGCCGGTTACACGTATACCCGCACGCACTACATCAAGGACGAAAACCCGGCCAACAACAATCAGCAATTCGATACCGACACGCCTGAGCACCTGTTCAAGGTCTCCACCGTGTACCGCTTCCAGGGTCCGCTGCAACACCTGCGCGTGGGTGGCAACGTCTATTGGCAGAGCCGCATGTACAACGACATCACCCTCGCCAATAACGGGAGCTACCGCCTCGAACAGGGTGGCTACGCGGTCACCGACCTGATGGCCGGCTACGAAGTCAACAAACACCTGGATCTGCAAGTCAACGCGAACAATATCTTCGACCGCGTCTACTACTCATCCATCGGCTCCGATGTCACCTGGGGTTCCAACGACAACTACGGCAACCCGCGCAGCTACATTCTGACGGCCAAGTACAAGTTCTGA
- a CDS encoding GAF domain-containing sensor histidine kinase, producing the protein MTNPAFTPDIDAIRSIDAVPVILSMVKHLTGMRFAAVARVTESNWVACAVDDSIDFGLKPGGELVLESTICHEIRQHQQPVIFGHASAHPVFSLHHTPKTYGLESYISIPIVKANGEFFGTLCAIDSVPANLDEPAIAKTLNLFAQLIAMSLDTQNRLEATTVELNNANELGRLREQFIAVLGHDLRTPLSAVRMSADLLESKTEDKRSLSLIAAIRNSSVRMGVLIENILDFARGRLGGGIPVQRKLVDDLQHTLQLTLAEVQASHPQAIFIDELEVPAGVYCDALRISQLLSNLLGNAATHGSQNAPIVVKAYAENDELVISLTNQGTPISAQLMPLLFEPFSRAEAGQRCEGLGLGLYIASQIATAHNGTLSVTSSAESGTCFVARFPARFKWV; encoded by the coding sequence ATGACCAACCCGGCCTTTACCCCTGACATCGACGCCATCCGCAGCATTGACGCAGTGCCGGTCATCCTGAGCATGGTCAAGCACCTCACGGGCATGCGTTTCGCCGCGGTGGCGCGGGTTACTGAGAGCAACTGGGTGGCGTGCGCCGTCGATGACTCCATTGATTTCGGACTCAAACCCGGTGGCGAACTGGTGCTTGAATCGACCATCTGCCACGAAATCCGCCAGCATCAGCAACCGGTGATCTTCGGGCATGCCAGTGCTCACCCGGTCTTTTCGTTACACCACACGCCGAAAACCTATGGGCTGGAAAGCTACATCTCCATTCCCATCGTCAAAGCCAACGGCGAATTTTTCGGCACGCTGTGTGCCATCGACTCGGTGCCGGCCAACCTCGACGAACCGGCCATCGCGAAGACGCTGAACCTGTTCGCCCAATTGATCGCCATGAGCCTCGATACACAAAACCGTCTGGAAGCGACCACAGTCGAACTGAACAACGCCAATGAACTGGGCCGCCTGCGCGAGCAATTCATCGCCGTCCTCGGCCACGACCTGCGCACACCACTGAGCGCGGTGCGCATGAGCGCCGACCTGCTGGAAAGCAAAACCGAAGACAAGCGCTCACTCAGCTTGATTGCGGCGATTCGCAACAGCTCGGTGCGCATGGGCGTGTTGATCGAAAACATCCTCGACTTCGCCCGAGGACGACTGGGCGGCGGGATTCCGGTACAGCGCAAGTTGGTGGACGACTTGCAACACACCCTGCAACTGACCCTCGCCGAAGTCCAGGCCTCGCACCCCCAAGCCATTTTTATCGACGAACTGGAGGTGCCGGCGGGCGTCTATTGCGATGCGCTGCGCATCAGCCAATTGCTCTCCAATCTGCTGGGCAACGCGGCCACCCATGGCTCGCAAAACGCGCCGATCGTTGTCAAGGCCTATGCAGAAAATGACGAACTCGTGATCTCCCTGACCAATCAGGGCACACCGATTTCAGCGCAACTGATGCCGCTGTTGTTCGAACCCTTCTCCCGAGCCGAAGCCGGGCAACGTTGCGAAGGCCTGGGGCTGGGGCTGTATATCGCCTCTCAGATAGCGACGGCGCATAACGGCACCTTGAGCGTTACCTCAAGCGCCGAATCGGGAACCTGCTTCGTGGCGAGATTCCCGGCCCGGTTCAAATGGGTTTAA
- a CDS encoding thiamine pyrophosphate-requiring protein, with protein sequence MTMTVGDFLVERLSEWGVTRIFGYPGDGINGVFGALSRAKGKIEFVQARHEEMAAFMASAHAKFTGELGVCIATSGPGASHLITGLYDARMDHMPVLAIVGQQARTALGSHYQQELDLVSMFKDVAGAFVQQASAPSQVRHLLDRAVRTAVGERRVTALILPNDLQALKYQAPAREHGTAHSGVGYTKPKVVPYDADLQRAADVLNAGEKVAILVGAGALQATDQVIAVAEKLGAGVAKALLGKAVLPDDLPWVTGSIGLLGTEPSYKLMNECDTLLMIGSGFPYSEFLPKEGQARGVQIDLQPDMLSLRYPMEVNLVGDSAETLAALLPLLEQKTSNKWRKKVEGWRGSWEKTLEKRAMAKADPVNPQRVVYELSPRLPDNAIITSDSGSCANWFARDLKIRRGMQCSLSGGLASMGAAVPYAIAAKFAYPERSVIALVGDGAMQMNNMAELITVAKYWRQWASPKWICAVFNNEDLNQVTWEQRVMEGDPKFEASQSIPDVPYHLFAISIGLKGIFVDREEDVAAAWEKALASEVPVVIEFKTDPNVPPLPPHIKLEQAKKFATTLLKGDPDEAGVIVQTAKQVLGAVLPGKK encoded by the coding sequence ATGACGATGACAGTGGGAGATTTTCTGGTTGAACGGCTCAGCGAGTGGGGTGTTACGCGGATTTTTGGCTATCCGGGGGATGGCATCAACGGTGTGTTCGGCGCGCTCAGCCGGGCCAAGGGAAAGATCGAATTCGTTCAGGCGCGGCATGAAGAAATGGCCGCGTTCATGGCCTCGGCACATGCCAAGTTCACCGGTGAGTTGGGTGTGTGCATCGCCACCTCCGGGCCAGGTGCCTCGCACCTGATCACCGGCCTCTACGACGCGCGCATGGACCACATGCCAGTGCTGGCCATCGTCGGTCAGCAAGCACGCACCGCGCTGGGCAGTCACTACCAGCAAGAGCTGGATCTGGTGTCGATGTTCAAGGATGTCGCCGGGGCATTTGTGCAGCAGGCGTCGGCACCTTCGCAGGTGCGGCATTTGCTTGATCGAGCGGTGCGCACGGCCGTGGGCGAACGGCGGGTAACCGCGCTGATTCTGCCCAACGATTTGCAGGCGCTGAAATACCAAGCACCGGCTCGCGAACATGGCACCGCGCATTCCGGGGTGGGGTACACGAAACCGAAAGTAGTGCCGTATGACGCCGATCTGCAGCGTGCCGCCGATGTTTTGAATGCGGGAGAGAAGGTCGCGATTCTGGTCGGAGCGGGTGCTTTGCAGGCGACGGATCAGGTCATCGCGGTGGCGGAAAAACTCGGCGCCGGCGTCGCCAAAGCGCTGTTGGGCAAAGCCGTGTTGCCGGACGATTTGCCTTGGGTCACCGGCAGCATCGGCCTGCTCGGCACCGAACCGAGCTACAAGCTGATGAACGAATGCGACACTTTGCTGATGATCGGTTCGGGTTTTCCGTACTCGGAGTTCCTGCCCAAGGAAGGTCAGGCGCGCGGCGTGCAGATCGATTTGCAGCCCGACATGCTCAGCCTGCGCTATCCGATGGAGGTCAATCTGGTCGGTGATTCGGCGGAAACCCTCGCTGCGTTGTTGCCGCTACTTGAACAGAAAACCTCAAACAAGTGGCGCAAGAAAGTCGAAGGCTGGCGCGGTAGCTGGGAGAAAACCCTGGAAAAACGGGCGATGGCCAAAGCCGATCCGGTCAACCCGCAAAGGGTGGTGTACGAGTTGTCGCCGCGCCTGCCCGATAACGCAATCATCACCAGCGACTCCGGCTCCTGCGCCAACTGGTTTGCCCGTGACCTGAAAATCCGCCGTGGCATGCAGTGCTCATTATCCGGTGGCCTCGCGTCCATGGGCGCCGCTGTGCCTTATGCGATTGCCGCCAAGTTTGCTTATCCCGAGCGTTCGGTCATTGCGCTGGTGGGCGATGGCGCAATGCAGATGAACAACATGGCCGAACTGATCACCGTCGCCAAATACTGGCGGCAATGGGCGAGTCCGAAATGGATCTGCGCGGTATTCAACAACGAGGACCTCAATCAGGTCACGTGGGAGCAGCGGGTGATGGAGGGCGATCCGAAGTTCGAAGCCTCGCAAAGCATTCCGGATGTGCCGTATCACTTGTTCGCCATCTCCATTGGCCTGAAAGGCATTTTTGTCGATCGCGAAGAAGACGTCGCCGCGGCCTGGGAAAAGGCACTGGCCTCGGAAGTGCCGGTGGTCATCGAGTTCAAGACTGACCCGAACGTGCCGCCATTGCCGCCGCACATCAAGCTTGAACAGGCGAAGAAATTCGCCACGACGTTGCTCAAGGGCGATCCGGATGAGGCCGGAGTGATCGTGCAAACCGCCAAGCAGGTACTTGGCGCGGTGTTGCCCGGCAAGAAATGA
- a CDS encoding DUF72 domain-containing protein, with the protein MIFIGCAGWSLGREHWPEFPAEGTHLQRYAARFNGVEINSSFYRPHRRQTYERWADGVPEDFRFSVKIPKHISHELRLANCESALDIFLAECGGLGDRLGCLLVQLPPSLAFDEAVAEAFFTTLRQRFSGVVVLEPRHESWISAEPMLMTHQIAQAAVDPSRISTDASPIGWTDTKYWRLHGSPRIYHSAYDSAYLQNLAQALQSAAAAGAATWCIFDNTASGAALGNALTLATLTCG; encoded by the coding sequence ATGATTTTCATTGGCTGTGCAGGCTGGAGTCTGGGGCGCGAACATTGGCCGGAGTTCCCGGCGGAAGGCACGCATTTGCAGCGCTATGCGGCACGATTCAACGGCGTGGAAATCAACAGCTCTTTCTACCGTCCGCATCGTCGGCAAACCTATGAACGCTGGGCCGATGGCGTACCGGAAGACTTTCGCTTTTCGGTGAAAATACCCAAACACATCAGCCATGAATTGCGTCTGGCGAACTGCGAGTCAGCGCTGGACATATTTCTGGCTGAGTGCGGCGGGTTGGGAGATCGGCTGGGCTGCCTATTGGTGCAATTACCGCCATCGCTGGCGTTCGACGAAGCCGTCGCCGAAGCCTTTTTCACGACATTGCGTCAGCGGTTTTCCGGCGTCGTGGTGCTCGAACCAAGGCACGAATCATGGATCAGCGCCGAGCCGATGCTGATGACGCATCAGATTGCCCAAGCGGCAGTCGATCCCTCGCGCATCAGCACCGATGCTTCGCCAATCGGCTGGACAGACACGAAATACTGGCGACTGCACGGCTCACCGCGCATTTACCACAGCGCCTACGATTCCGCTTATCTGCAAAACCTCGCGCAAGCCCTGCAATCAGCGGCCGCGGCAGGTGCCGCGACCTGGTGTATTTTTGACAACACCGCCAGCGGTGCCGCACTCGGCAACGCCTTGACGCTGGCGACGCTGACCTGCGGTTGA
- a CDS encoding LysR substrate-binding domain-containing protein, with protein MNLLAAIASFIKVVEAGSIVGAAKTLGVSAAAVSQTLNRLEAHLGVRLLQRTTRSMALTENGAAYYEKVRRIAADLEAAQSSISHDETELQGRLSIASTSAFGRHVLASLIAGFAALHPRLLIELSTTNGKINHIQDGIDLSLRIKPQLEDGIVARKIVSLPFIMCAAPAYLQRAGWPQSPDDLHNHACLAFRYPLDGRFLRWSFIRDGKHFDANINATAISDDIDALAQMAVNGAGVTRLAEFVAAPYLASGQLVPLFEHSVVQPMDIYACVQERAAMTTKVKAFLDYLTAHLATRWPMENV; from the coding sequence ATGAATCTGTTAGCGGCGATTGCCAGTTTTATCAAAGTGGTCGAAGCCGGCTCGATTGTCGGCGCCGCCAAGACGCTGGGCGTCAGTGCGGCGGCGGTGAGCCAGACGCTCAATCGGCTGGAAGCGCACCTCGGCGTACGTCTGCTGCAACGCACCACGCGCAGCATGGCGCTCACCGAAAACGGCGCGGCGTATTACGAGAAAGTCCGGCGCATCGCTGCCGATCTGGAAGCCGCGCAAAGTTCGATCAGCCACGATGAAACCGAGCTGCAAGGCCGGCTGAGCATTGCCTCCACCTCAGCGTTCGGCCGCCATGTACTGGCGTCGCTGATTGCCGGTTTCGCCGCACTGCACCCGCGCCTGCTCATCGAACTCTCGACCACCAATGGCAAGATCAATCACATCCAGGACGGCATCGATCTGAGCCTGCGGATCAAGCCGCAACTGGAGGACGGCATCGTCGCGCGCAAGATCGTTTCGCTGCCCTTCATCATGTGCGCCGCACCGGCTTATCTTCAGCGCGCCGGGTGGCCACAATCGCCAGATGACTTACACAACCATGCCTGCCTGGCGTTTCGTTATCCTCTGGACGGGCGCTTTCTGCGCTGGAGTTTTATCCGCGACGGCAAGCATTTCGACGCCAATATCAATGCCACCGCCATCAGTGATGACATCGATGCGCTGGCGCAAATGGCGGTCAATGGCGCCGGCGTCACTCGACTGGCGGAGTTCGTCGCCGCGCCTTATCTGGCGAGCGGGCAATTGGTGCCGCTGTTTGAACACAGCGTCGTCCAGCCGATGGACATCTACGCCTGCGTACAGGAACGCGCGGCGATGACGACCAAGGTCAAAGCCTTTCTGGACTATTTGACGGCACATCTGGCCACACGCTGGCCGATGGAAAATGTTTAA
- a CDS encoding cupin, giving the protein MPTPVRTLLLKRNDWVPNNPRLPVLIYPQAIELNGSDPAALFEQTFRANGWPPQWRYGVYDFHHYHTEGHEVLGIAAGHAQLMLGGPDGPVVPISAGDVLLLPAGTGHCNLGSSDDFLVVGAYPPGQHADICREAPNREQLESISMLPFPQTDPVQGAQGAVGQYWRE; this is encoded by the coding sequence ATGCCCACGCCCGTACGAACCCTGCTACTGAAACGCAACGACTGGGTCCCGAACAACCCGCGTCTGCCGGTGTTGATCTACCCACAAGCGATTGAACTCAACGGCAGCGATCCCGCCGCCCTGTTCGAACAAACCTTCCGCGCCAACGGCTGGCCGCCGCAATGGCGCTACGGGGTTTATGACTTCCATCACTATCACACCGAAGGCCATGAAGTACTGGGCATTGCAGCTGGCCATGCGCAGTTGATGCTGGGCGGCCCCGACGGGCCTGTTGTGCCGATCAGCGCTGGTGATGTGTTGCTGCTGCCTGCCGGCACCGGCCATTGCAACTTGGGTAGCAGCGACGATTTTCTAGTGGTCGGAGCCTATCCGCCGGGCCAGCATGCCGATATCTGTCGCGAAGCCCCCAATCGCGAGCAATTGGAAAGCATTTCGATGTTGCCGTTTCCGCAGACCGATCCCGTGCAGGGAGCCCAGGGTGCGGTCGGGCAATATTGGCGCGAGTAA
- the yghU gene encoding glutathione-dependent disulfide-bond oxidoreductase: MSKTPYVPPQVWKNEAPSGGQFASINRPIAGPTHDKTLPVGKHPLQLYSLATPNGVKVTILLEELLALGHSAAEYDAWLIRIGEGDQFSSGFVEINPNSKIPALLDRSVEPPIRVFESGSILLYLAEKFGAFLPKDPAGRAETLNWLFWQMGSAPYLGGGFGHFYAYAPEKMEYPINRFTMEAKRQLDVLDRRLAENAYLAGDSYTIADIAVWPWYGQLVRNNVYSAAEFLAAHEYTHVQRWAEDIAQRPAVIRGQRVNRTWGDEATQVPERHDAADLN; the protein is encoded by the coding sequence ATGAGCAAAACGCCGTACGTTCCACCCCAGGTCTGGAAAAACGAAGCCCCGTCCGGCGGCCAGTTCGCCAGCATCAATCGGCCGATTGCCGGGCCGACCCATGACAAGACCTTGCCGGTCGGCAAGCATCCGCTACAGCTGTATTCGCTGGCCACGCCCAACGGCGTGAAGGTGACCATTCTGCTCGAAGAGCTCTTGGCGCTAGGGCACAGCGCTGCCGAATACGATGCCTGGCTGATCCGCATTGGCGAGGGCGATCAGTTCTCCAGCGGTTTTGTCGAAATCAACCCGAACTCGAAAATCCCCGCGTTGCTGGATCGCAGCGTCGAGCCGCCGATCCGTGTGTTCGAATCGGGCTCGATCCTGCTGTATCTGGCGGAAAAATTCGGTGCCTTCCTGCCGAAAGACCCGGCCGGGCGTGCCGAAACGTTGAACTGGCTGTTCTGGCAGATGGGTTCGGCGCCGTATCTGGGCGGCGGTTTCGGGCATTTCTATGCCTATGCGCCGGAAAAGATGGAGTACCCGATCAACCGTTTCACCATGGAGGCCAAGCGGCAACTGGACGTGCTCGACCGGCGTTTGGCCGAAAATGCCTATCTGGCCGGCGACAGCTACACCATCGCTGACATCGCAGTCTGGCCGTGGTACGGGCAACTGGTGCGCAACAACGTTTATTCGGCGGCCGAGTTTCTCGCGGCTCACGAATACACGCACGTGCAGCGTTGGGCCGAGGACATCGCCCAGCGGCCGGCGGTCATTCGCGGGCAACGTGTCAATCGCACATGGGGCGATGAAGCGACGCAAGTGCCCGAGCGGCACGACGCCGCCGATTTAAACTGA
- a CDS encoding DUF2798 domain-containing protein, which translates to MIVSRRKLSPRATPYVFALYMATIMAFLMSLVITAANSGIDNDYLNNALHAYKLAMPAAFLCILIVRPIVIKLVAWTVHPHH; encoded by the coding sequence TTGATCGTCAGTCGCCGCAAACTGTCGCCACGTGCCACACCGTATGTGTTTGCGCTGTACATGGCGACGATCATGGCGTTTCTGATGTCGCTGGTGATCACTGCCGCCAACTCCGGCATTGATAACGATTACCTGAATAATGCGTTGCACGCCTACAAGCTGGCGATGCCTGCGGCGTTCCTGTGCATCCTCATCGTGCGGCCGATTGTGATCAAACTGGTCGCATGGACGGTGCACCCGCATCACTGA
- a CDS encoding alpha/beta fold hydrolase yields the protein MKKSFGALLLICLSSYVFADTRPVGFQYATLADPHNERPLEMVVWYPSANSDATPQLFGDNPVFVGAPAVLDAPAATGEHPLVVLSHGYGGSWINQTWLASALAHQGYIVAAVNHPGTTSRDRSPHAAAQLWQRPVDLSRAIDAVTAQPGKFGTVAKDRIAVIGHSLGGWTVLESGGARFDPKRFADDCKVQTQLISCTAYQQMNTESTAQAKAQLAADWRDKRITAVVSLDLGLSRGMTDASLAAYPVPILVIATGVPSKELPAQLESVDLAKRLPKTSSRLVEISDASHFTFMAICKPGAVAMLDKDVPGDSIICTDGEGGRPRAEIQQQVISLITGFLTPSPDRLKPAITYQEPR from the coding sequence ATGAAAAAGTCTTTTGGCGCTCTGCTATTGATCTGCTTGAGCAGCTACGTATTCGCTGACACCCGCCCCGTCGGTTTCCAGTACGCCACGCTGGCGGATCCGCACAACGAACGCCCGCTGGAAATGGTCGTCTGGTACCCGAGTGCGAACTCCGATGCGACGCCCCAATTGTTCGGCGACAACCCGGTCTTCGTCGGCGCCCCTGCGGTGCTCGACGCCCCAGCCGCCACGGGCGAGCATCCCTTGGTAGTGCTTTCCCACGGCTATGGCGGAAGCTGGATCAACCAGACGTGGCTGGCCAGTGCGCTGGCCCATCAGGGTTACATCGTCGCCGCCGTCAACCATCCCGGCACCACCAGCCGCGACCGCAGCCCACATGCAGCGGCGCAACTGTGGCAACGCCCCGTTGACCTCAGCCGCGCCATTGATGCGGTGACGGCGCAACCGGGTAAATTCGGCACGGTGGCCAAGGATCGAATTGCCGTTATCGGCCATTCCCTCGGCGGCTGGACGGTGCTGGAAAGCGGCGGTGCGCGCTTCGACCCCAAGCGCTTTGCCGACGACTGCAAAGTCCAAACGCAATTGATCAGTTGCACGGCGTACCAACAGATGAACACTGAAAGCACGGCGCAAGCGAAAGCTCAGCTTGCCGCCGATTGGCGTGACAAGCGCATCACTGCCGTGGTTTCACTGGATCTGGGCCTGTCGCGCGGAATGACCGACGCCAGTCTGGCGGCCTACCCCGTGCCGATTCTGGTGATCGCCACCGGCGTACCGTCGAAAGAACTGCCCGCGCAGCTGGAATCCGTCGACCTCGCCAAACGCCTGCCAAAAACCTCATCACGCCTGGTCGAGATCAGCGACGCCAGTCATTTCACCTTCATGGCGATCTGCAAACCTGGCGCGGTAGCCATGCTCGATAAAGACGTACCGGGCGACAGCATCATCTGCACCGATGGCGAGGGCGGCCGCCCACGCGCAGAGATCCAGCAACAGGTGATTTCCCTGATTACCGGGTTTCTGACGCCGTCACCTGACCGCTTGAAACCAGCCATCACTTACCAGGAACCCCGATAA
- the mntP gene encoding manganese efflux pump MntP, with protein sequence MNPVSLIFLALAMSTDAFAAAIGKGSSLHKPRLTEALRTGLIFGVIEAITPIIGWLIGQAATRWVAEWDHWIAFTLLLILGLHMIYNGLKHEEEEEEKPGSHSFLILAVTAFATSIDALAVGVGLAFVDVNIWVAAAAIGLATMTMVTLGVMLGRVLGAVVGKRAEIVGGVVLMIVGATILYEHLAV encoded by the coding sequence GTGAATCCTGTTTCCCTGATCTTCCTCGCTCTGGCCATGTCCACCGATGCGTTCGCCGCCGCCATCGGCAAAGGCTCCAGCCTGCACAAACCGCGTCTCACTGAAGCCCTGCGTACCGGTCTGATCTTCGGTGTGATCGAAGCCATCACGCCCATCATCGGCTGGCTGATCGGCCAGGCGGCCACCCGCTGGGTCGCCGAATGGGACCACTGGATCGCCTTCACCCTGCTGCTGATTCTCGGCCTGCACATGATCTACAACGGTCTGAAACACGAAGAAGAGGAAGAAGAAAAACCGGGCTCGCACTCCTTCCTGATTCTTGCGGTCACCGCGTTTGCTACCAGCATCGATGCCCTCGCCGTCGGTGTCGGTCTGGCGTTTGTCGACGTGAATATCTGGGTCGCGGCGGCAGCGATCGGTCTGGCGACCATGACCATGGTGACCCTTGGCGTGATGCTCGGCCGAGTGCTCGGCGCGGTCGTCGGCAAGCGTGCGGAAATCGTCGGTGGCGTGGTGCTGATGATTGTTGGTGCAACGATTCTGTATGAGCACCTGGCGGTCTGA